A portion of the Ricinus communis isolate WT05 ecotype wild-type chromosome 10, ASM1957865v1, whole genome shotgun sequence genome contains these proteins:
- the LOC8283938 gene encoding UDP-glycosyltransferase 73D1, with translation MACQPHFVLVPLMAQGHMIPVIDMARLIAEKGVIVSLMTTPYNASRFDRIIYRAEESGLPIRLVQIPFPCQEVGLPIGYENLDTLPSRDLLKKFFTALAKLQQPLESILEHATPPPSCIISDKCLSWTSRTAQRFNIPRIVFHGMSCFSLLSSHNVRFSNAHLSVSSDSEPFLVPNMPQSFQVTRCQLPGSFVSLPDIDDVRNKMQEAESTAFGVVVNSFNELENGCAEAYEKAIKKKVWCIGPVSLCNRRNLDKFERGNKASIDEKQCLEWLDSKKPRSVIYACLGSLCRLEPSQLIELGLGLEASKKPFIWVAKTGEKTSELEEWFLKEKFEERIKGRGLLIKGWAPQVLILSHPAIGGFLTHCGWNSTIEGVCSGIPMITWPLFAEQFFNEKLVVEILKIGVRVGVEVPVRWGEEEKVGVLVKKDEVEKAVNTLMNGGEEGEKRRNKASELGDKARKAMELGGLSHFNLSLLIQEVLHEATQLKKRERR, from the coding sequence ATGGCCTGCCAACCTCACTTTGTCCTAGTCCCACTAATGGCACAAGGTCATATGATTCCTGTAATAGACATGGCTAGACTCATTGCAGAAAAAGGTGTGATTGTAAGCTTGATGACTACTCCTTACAATGCATCAAGATTTGATAGAATCATTTATAGAGCAGAAGAATCAGGTCTTCCAATTCGTCTTGTGCAAATCCCATTTCCCTGTCAAGAAGTTGGTCTTCCTATTGGCTACGAAAATCTTGATACTCTTCCTTCAAGAGACCTACTCAAGAAATTCTTTACTGCACTCGCTAAGCTACAACAACCATTAGAATCCATTCTTGAACATGCTACTCCTCCTCCAAGTTGTATCATATCAGATAAGTGTCTTTCTTGGACTTCAAGAACCGCTCAAAGGTTCAATATTCCACGAATTGTTTTTCATGGGatgtcttgtttttctttgttaagTTCTCATAATGTAAGATTTAGCAATGCACATCTTTCCGTCTCGTCCGACTCAGAACCTTTTCTAGTTCCAAATATGCCTCAGAGTTTTCAGGTTACAAGGTGTCAACTACCAGGATCATTCGTTAGCTTACCGGATATAGATGATGTCCGAAACAAAATGCAAGAAGCTGAATCAACAGCATTTGGAGTGGTGGTAAACAGCTTCAATGAGCTTGAAAATGGTTGCGCTGAGGCATATGAAAAAgcgataaagaaaaaagtatgGTGCATTGGACCAGTTTCTTTGTGCAACAGACGGAACCTAGACAAGTTTGAAAGAGGCAACAAagcttcaattgatgaaaaacAATGCCTAGAGTGGCTCGACTCAAAGAAACCGAGGTCAGTTATTTATGCTTGTCTTGGTAGCTTATGTAGATTAGAACCATCACAGCTGATAGAACTAGGTTTAGGCTTGGAAGCATCAAAGAAACCATTTATCTGGGTAGCAAAAACTGGTGAGAAAACATCAGAACTAGAGGAATggtttttgaaagaaaaattcgaAGAAAGGATCAAAGGAAGAGGACTGTTGATCAAAGGTTGGGCTCCTCAGGTTCTAATCTTGTCACATCCAGCAATTGGAGGGTTCTTAACTCATTGTGGTTGGAATTCAACAATAGAAGGCGTGTGCTCTGGAATTCCAATGATAACATGGCCTCTTTTCGCCGAACAATTCTTTAATGAGAAGTTAGTTGTGGAGATCTTAAAGATTGGTGTTAGGGTTGGCGTTGAAGTTCCTGTAAGATGGGGAGAGGAGGAGAAAGTTGGGGTTTTAGTGAAGAAAGATGAAGTAGAGAAAGCTGTTAATACGTTAATGAATGGaggagaagaaggagaaaagagAAGGAATAAAGCTAGTGAGCTTGGAGATAAGGCAAGAAAGGCAATGGAACTAGGTGGACTTTCTCATTTCAATCTGTCACTCTTAATCCAAGAAGTTCTTCATGAAGCAACACAGCTCAAGAAAAGGGAGAGACGATAA
- the LOC8281542 gene encoding UDP-glycosyltransferase 73C3 — protein sequence MANQTHQLHFLLAPLMSQSHLIPFTDMAKLLAQRGLIVTIIMTPINADRYSKIIELAKNSNLRIQFLTLQFLGKEVGLPEGCENMDSIPSQNLIIPFFEACNKMEGGVESWLKDLDLESRPDCIISDMCLPWTVNLAATFKIPRIVFHVISCFALLCSYYQNTDSDTIVPDVLDNLGISKAKIPEVLNENPGVIAQFQESEKCSEGLVVNSFEELELAFVKVYEKVLERKIWCIGPLFLGNQTSSAGVSTASMDKHECLKWLDSKKESSVLYVCFGSLWRLSPKQLIELASGLEASNHSFIWILRGGNESEEVEKWVEEEKFEEKVKGRGLIIRGWAPQVSILSHPATGGFLTHCGWNSTLEGVSAGLAMITWPMFAEQFHNAKMINEVLKTGVKINGVEEENHLLVKNEDVKIAIEQLMGDGEEGKDRRRRAKELGKMAKNTVEEGGSSYSNITHLIQYVREHVTPN from the coding sequence ATGGCTAACCAAACTCATCAGCTTCACTTTCTTCTTGCTCCTCTAATGTCTCAAAGTCATCTAATCCCTTTCAcagacatggccaagcttctAGCGCAACGTGGTCTAATAGTTACAATTATTATGACACCTATAAATGCAGATAGATACAGTAAAATCATCGAACTTGCAAAAAATTCGAACCTAAGAATCCAATTTTTAACGCTTCAATTTCTTGGGAAAGAAGTTGGATTGCCTGAAGGATGTGAAAACATGGATTCCATTCCTTCGCAGAATCTCATAATACCCTTTTTTGAAGCATGTAATAAGATGGAAGGAGGAGTAGAAAGTTGGCTGAAGGATTTGGATTTGGAATCAAGGCCAGATTGTATCATTTCTGATATGTGTTTGCCTTGGACTGTAAATCTTGCAGCTACATTTAAGATTCCAAGAATTGTATTCCATGTCATTTCTTGTTTTGCTCTTCTTTGCAGTTATTATCAGAATACTGATTCGGATACAATTGTTCCTGACGTTCTTGACAATCTTGGAATTTCCAAAGCAAAGATACCCGAAGTTCTGAATGAAAATCCAGGTGTGATTGCTCAGTTTCAGGAATCTGAGAAATGTTCAGAAGGTCTGGTAGTGAATTCTTttgaagaattagaattagCTTTCGTAAAAGTATATGAAAAGGTACTGGAGAGGAAGATTTGGTGCATCGGACCGCTATTTCTTGGCAACCAAACAAGCTCAGCAGGTGTTAGTACTGCCTCCATGGATAAGCATGAGTGTCTAAAATGGCTCGactcaaagaaagaaagttccGTATTATATGTTTGTTTTGGTAGCCTTTGGCGCTTGTCACCCAAGCAACTAATAGAGCTAGCGTCAGGGTTAGAAGCATCTAACCATTCTTTCATCTGGATACTAAGAGGAGGAAATGAATcagaagaagttgaaaaatgggtagaagaagagaaatttgaagagAAAGTTAAAGGAAGAGGACTGATTATTCGCGGATGGGCGCCTCAAGTTTCCATATTATCACATCCAGCAACTGGAGGGTTTCTAACACACTGTGGTTGGAACTCAACACTTGAAGGAGTTTCTGCTGGTTTAGCAATGATAACTTGGCCCATGTTTGCTGAGCAATTTCACAATGCTAAGATGATAAATGAAGTGTTGAAGACTGGTGTCAAAATTAATGGAGTTGAGGAAGAGAATCATCTTCTGGTGAAGAATGAGGATGTAAAGATTGCCATAGAGCAACTAATGGGAGATGGAGAAGAAGGTAAagatagaagaagaagagccAAAGAGCTTGGAAAAATGGCAAAGAACACAGTTGAAGAAGGCGGATCTTCTTACTCGAATATTACTCACTTGATTCAATATGTCAGGGAACATGTTACTCCTAACTAA
- the LOC125368581 gene encoding UDP-glycosyltransferase 73C4-like, protein MTSISASSGLIQRSKALSCMFALAACHIITKQLIELALGLEASMRSYIWVVKEGDYTAELDKWLVEEQFEETVKDIGLVVRGWAPQVPILSHPAIGGFLTHCGWNSTLEGISSGLPMITWPMFAEQLFNEKLIVQVLKIGVRIGVEIPMKWGEEEKLGVMVNKDEIKKAIDQLMDEGSEGEDRRRRAKELGEMAKKTVEEGGSSYLNMTLIIQHVIEEVTNGNQSNYTI, encoded by the coding sequence ATGACAAGCATCAGTGCCTCAAGTGGCTTGATTCAAAGAAGCAAAGCTCTGTCTTGTATGTTTGCTTTGGCAGCCTGTCATATTATAACTAAGCAACTTATAGAGCTTGCTTTGGGATTAGAAGCATCAATGCGTTCTTATATTTGGGTTGTAAAGGAAGGAGATTATACAGCAGAATTAGATAAATGGCTAGTCGAAGAGCAGTTTGAAGAAACAGTTAAAGATATAGGTCTTGTTGTTAGAGGATGGGCGCCACAAGTGCCAATATTATCTCATCCAGCAATTGGAGGATTCTTGACCCATTGCGGTTGGAATTCAACACTTGAAGGGATTTCTTCAGGTTTGCCAATGATAACTTGGCCTATGTTTGCTGAGCAATTGTTTAATGAGAAGTTAATAGTACAAGTTTTGAAGATTGGTGTTAGGATTGGAGTTGAGATACCTATGAAATGGGGAGAGGAAGAAAAGCTTGGAGTGATGGTGAACAAGGATGAGATAAAGAAGGCTATAGATCAGTTGATGGATGAAGGAAGTGAAGGCGAagatagaagaagaagagctAAAGAGCTTGGAGAAATGGCCAAGAAAACAGTTGAAGAAGGTGGTTCCTCTTACTTGAATATGACATTGATTATCCAACATGTTATAGAAGAGGTCACTAATGGCAATCAATCAAATTATACTATATAG
- the LOC8283935 gene encoding UDP-glycosyltransferase 73C12-like: MASQNQQLQFVFLPHLAQGHMIPMVDMARLLAQHGVTVTIITTPFNAARYETMINRASESGVRIQLLQVPFPSKEVGLPQGCESMDTLPSRDLFKNLLIGITMLQVPVEQLFSKLQPPPSCIISDKNVAWSHQTALKFKIPRLVFDGTSCFSLLCTHNILATKIHESVSDSEPFVVPGLPHQIVLTKGQLPNAVLMNDSGDIRHEIRESEKAAYGVVVNTFEELEPAYISEFQKARGCKVWCVGPVSLCNKETLDKAERGNKASIDENQCLKWLDLRAQGSVLYACLGSLSRLTGAQLIELGLGLEASNRPFIWVIRGGNGTEEFEKWISEKDYETRLRGRGILIRGWAPQVLILSHPAIGGFLTHCGWNSTLEGLCAGIPMITWPLFAEQFYNERFIVQILKIGVRLGSEFSVKLSEEKKSWEEVKRAIDQLMDEAEEGEERRKRAEELGKMARKAIEEGGSSHLNMISLIEDIKKQVISNS; the protein is encoded by the coding sequence ATGGCTTCTCAAAACCAGCAGCTTCAATTTGTCTTTCTTCCCCACTTAGCCCAAGGCCACATGATTCCCATGGTAGACATGGCTAGACTATTGGCACAACATGGTGTTACAGTTACCATAATCACCACTCCCTTCAATGCTGCTAGGTATGAAACAATGATCAATAGAGCAAGTGAATCTGGTGTTAGAATCCAGCTTCTTCAAGTTCCATTTCCTTCAAAAGAGGTTGGCTTGCCTCAGGGATGTGAAAGCATGGACACTCTCCCTTCACGAGACTTGTTCAAGAATCTACTGATTGGCATTACCATGCTACAAGTACCAGTAGAACAACTCTTCAGTAAGTTACAGCCTCCTCCAAGTTGCATTATTTCTGATAAAAATGTGGCATGGAGTCATCAGACtgctttgaaatttaaaattccaaGGCTTGTGTTTGATGGGACCAGTTGTTTTTCACTGTTGTGCACACACAATATACTTGCTACCAAAATTCATGAGAGTGTGTCAGACTCGGAGCCATTTGTGGTGCCTGGTTTGCCTCATCAGATTGTGTTAACAAAAGGCCAGTTACCTAATGCTGTCCTTATGAATGACTCTGGAGATATTCGTCATGAGATAAGAGAAAGTGAGAAAGCAGCATATGGGGTAGTGGTTAACACTTTTGAAGAATTGGAACCAGCATATATCAGTGAATTCCAAAAGGCTAGAGGTTGTAAAGTTTGGTGTGTCGGTCCAGTCTCATTATGCAACAAGGAGACCTTAGATAAGGCTGAAAGAGGCAACAAGGCATCGATTGATGAGAACCAGTGTTTGAAGTGGCTTGATTTGAGGGCACAGGGATCTGTATTATACGCTTGCCTTGGAAGCCTAAGCCGCCTCACTGGAGCACAATTAATAGAACTTGGCTTAGGCTTGGAAGCATCTAATCGACCCTTTATCTGGGTGATTAGAGGAGGCAATGGTACAGAGGAGTTTGAAAAATGGATATCAGAAAAAGACTATGAGACTAGGTTAAGAGGAAGAGGCATTCTGATTCGCGGTTGGGCACCTCAGGTGCTAATCCTATCACACCCTGCAATTGGAGGATTCCTGACACATTGTGGTTGGAATTCTACGTTAGAAGGTTTATGTGCAGGCATACCAATGATAACTTGGCCATTATTCGCTGAGCAGTTTTATAATGAGAGGTTCATAGtacaaatattgaaaattggTGTGAGATTGGGGTCTGAGTTCTCGGTAAAATTGTCAGAAGAGAAGAAATCTTGGGAAGAAGTGAAAAGGGCAATAGACCAGTTAATGGATGAAgcagaagaaggagaagaaagaaggaaaagagcAGAAGAGCTTGGTAAGATGGCAAGGAAAGCAATAGAAGAAGGTGGGTCTTCTCATCTCAATATGATATCGTTAATTGAAGATATCAAAAAACAAGTTATAAGCAATTCTTAG
- the LOC8283933 gene encoding aspartic proteinase 36 isoform X1 codes for MQSFLPLLILSLSFLLVSVSFVYSATFLSLERALPLNQSFELAQLRARDHLRHARLLQGFVGGVVDFSVQGSSDPYLVGVNGSSPPLLYFTRVKLGTPPREFNVQIDTGSDVLWVTCSSCSNCPQTSGLGIQLNYFDTTSSSTARLVPCSHPICTSQIQTTATQCPPQSNQCSYAFQYGDGSGTSGYYVSDTFYFDAVLGESLIANSSAAIVFGCSTYQSGDLTKTDKAVDGIFGFGQGELSVISQLSSHGITPRVFSHCLKGEDSGGGILVLGEILEPGIVYSPLVPSQPHYNLDLQSIAVSGQLLPIDPAAFATSSNRGTIIDTGTTLAYLVEEAYDPFVSAITAAVSQLATPTINKGNQCYLVSNSVSEVFPPVSFNFAGGATMLLKPEEYLMYLTNYAGAALWCIGFQKIQGGITILGDLVLKDKIFVYDLAHQRIGWANYDCSSSVNVSVTSSKDFINAGQLSVSSSSKDNLLKLLPLSSVALLMHILLALVNFQFL; via the exons ATGCAATCTTTCTTGCCGCTCTTGATCTTATCATTATCGTTTCTTCTTGTGTCTGTATCTTTTGTCTACTCTGctacttttctttctcttgaaaGGGCTCTTCCTTTGAACCAATCTTTCGAGCTTGCCCAACTCAGGGCTCGTGACCATCTCAGGCATGCCCGCCTTTTGCAAGGTTTTGTTGGTGGTGTTGTTGACTTCTCAGTTCAAGGCAGTTCTGATCCTTATCTCGTTGG GGTCAATGGATCTTCACCGCCCTT aCTCTATTTCACTAGAGTGAAACTGGGCACTCCTCCAAGAGAATTCAATGTGCAGATTGATACAGGAAGCGATGTCTTGTGGGTTACTTGTAGTTCCTGCAGTAATTGCCCGCAAACCAGTGGCCTTGGA ATTCAGCTCAATTACTTTGATACCACCAGCTCATCAACTGCTAGGCTAGTCCCATGTTCACACCCTATTTGTACTTCGCAAATTCAAACCACAGCAACTCAATGCCCCCCTCAGAGTAACCAGTGCAGTTATGCATTCCAATATGGAGATGGAAGTGGGACATCGGGTTATTACGTGTCTGatacattttattttgatgcTGTTTTGGGGGAGTCCTTGATTGCTAACTCTTCAGCTGCTATTGTCTTTGG ATGCAGTACCTACCAGTCTGGGGACTTGACTAAGACAGATAAGGCAGTTGATGGGATATTTGGATTTGGCCAAGGTGAACTCTCTGTCATATCACAGTTGTCGTCCCATGGGATTACTCCTCGAGTGTTTTCTCATTGCTTGAAAGGAGAGGACAGTGGCGGTGGCATATTGGTTCTTGGTGAGATCTTGGAGCCAGGAATAGTTTATAGTCCCCTTGTGCCATCACA GCCTCATTATAATTTGGATTTGCAGAGCATTGCTGTCAGTGGACAATTGTTACCAATTGATCCAGCAGCATTTGCAACATCAAGTAATCGGGGAACTATTATTGACACTGGAACAACCTTGGCATACCTTGTTGAAGAAGCTTATGATCCTTTTGTCAGTGCT ATAACTGCTGCAGTCTCACAATTAGCGACTCCTACAATAAATAAAGGAAACCAATGTTATCTTGTCTCTAATAG TGTATCTGAGGTATTTCCTCCAGTTAGTTTTAACTTTGCTGGTGGTGCTACTATGTTGTTAAAACCAGAAGAGTACCTCATGTATCTTACTAACTAC GCTGGTGCTGCATTATGGTGCATCGGTTTTCAGAAGATTCAAGGAGGAATAACGATTTTGGGAG ATCTTgttctaaaagataaaatttttgtttatgaTCTGGCTCATCAACGAATTGGATGGGCCAACTATGATT GCTCGTCATCTGTGAATGTCTCTGTAACTTCGAGCAAGGACTTCATCAATGCAGGACAGCTGAGTGTCAGCAGCTCATCAAAAGACAATCTCTTGAAGCTGCTTCCTCTGAGCAGTGTGGCTCTCCTAATGCACATATTATTAGCATTGGTGAATTTCCAATTTTTGTAA
- the LOC8283933 gene encoding aspartic proteinase 36 isoform X2: MQSFLPLLILSLSFLLVSVSFVYSATFLSLERALPLNQSFELAQLRARDHLRHARLLQGFVGGVVDFSVQGSSDPYLVGLYFTRVKLGTPPREFNVQIDTGSDVLWVTCSSCSNCPQTSGLGIQLNYFDTTSSSTARLVPCSHPICTSQIQTTATQCPPQSNQCSYAFQYGDGSGTSGYYVSDTFYFDAVLGESLIANSSAAIVFGCSTYQSGDLTKTDKAVDGIFGFGQGELSVISQLSSHGITPRVFSHCLKGEDSGGGILVLGEILEPGIVYSPLVPSQPHYNLDLQSIAVSGQLLPIDPAAFATSSNRGTIIDTGTTLAYLVEEAYDPFVSAITAAVSQLATPTINKGNQCYLVSNSVSEVFPPVSFNFAGGATMLLKPEEYLMYLTNYAGAALWCIGFQKIQGGITILGDLVLKDKIFVYDLAHQRIGWANYDCSSSVNVSVTSSKDFINAGQLSVSSSSKDNLLKLLPLSSVALLMHILLALVNFQFL, from the exons ATGCAATCTTTCTTGCCGCTCTTGATCTTATCATTATCGTTTCTTCTTGTGTCTGTATCTTTTGTCTACTCTGctacttttctttctcttgaaaGGGCTCTTCCTTTGAACCAATCTTTCGAGCTTGCCCAACTCAGGGCTCGTGACCATCTCAGGCATGCCCGCCTTTTGCAAGGTTTTGTTGGTGGTGTTGTTGACTTCTCAGTTCAAGGCAGTTCTGATCCTTATCTCGTTGG aCTCTATTTCACTAGAGTGAAACTGGGCACTCCTCCAAGAGAATTCAATGTGCAGATTGATACAGGAAGCGATGTCTTGTGGGTTACTTGTAGTTCCTGCAGTAATTGCCCGCAAACCAGTGGCCTTGGA ATTCAGCTCAATTACTTTGATACCACCAGCTCATCAACTGCTAGGCTAGTCCCATGTTCACACCCTATTTGTACTTCGCAAATTCAAACCACAGCAACTCAATGCCCCCCTCAGAGTAACCAGTGCAGTTATGCATTCCAATATGGAGATGGAAGTGGGACATCGGGTTATTACGTGTCTGatacattttattttgatgcTGTTTTGGGGGAGTCCTTGATTGCTAACTCTTCAGCTGCTATTGTCTTTGG ATGCAGTACCTACCAGTCTGGGGACTTGACTAAGACAGATAAGGCAGTTGATGGGATATTTGGATTTGGCCAAGGTGAACTCTCTGTCATATCACAGTTGTCGTCCCATGGGATTACTCCTCGAGTGTTTTCTCATTGCTTGAAAGGAGAGGACAGTGGCGGTGGCATATTGGTTCTTGGTGAGATCTTGGAGCCAGGAATAGTTTATAGTCCCCTTGTGCCATCACA GCCTCATTATAATTTGGATTTGCAGAGCATTGCTGTCAGTGGACAATTGTTACCAATTGATCCAGCAGCATTTGCAACATCAAGTAATCGGGGAACTATTATTGACACTGGAACAACCTTGGCATACCTTGTTGAAGAAGCTTATGATCCTTTTGTCAGTGCT ATAACTGCTGCAGTCTCACAATTAGCGACTCCTACAATAAATAAAGGAAACCAATGTTATCTTGTCTCTAATAG TGTATCTGAGGTATTTCCTCCAGTTAGTTTTAACTTTGCTGGTGGTGCTACTATGTTGTTAAAACCAGAAGAGTACCTCATGTATCTTACTAACTAC GCTGGTGCTGCATTATGGTGCATCGGTTTTCAGAAGATTCAAGGAGGAATAACGATTTTGGGAG ATCTTgttctaaaagataaaatttttgtttatgaTCTGGCTCATCAACGAATTGGATGGGCCAACTATGATT GCTCGTCATCTGTGAATGTCTCTGTAACTTCGAGCAAGGACTTCATCAATGCAGGACAGCTGAGTGTCAGCAGCTCATCAAAAGACAATCTCTTGAAGCTGCTTCCTCTGAGCAGTGTGGCTCTCCTAATGCACATATTATTAGCATTGGTGAATTTCCAATTTTTGTAA
- the LOC8283932 gene encoding polyadenylate-binding protein 7 — protein MAVPSTISATATASLYVGELHCDVSDGQLVDAFSEFNTLASVRVCRDSSTGRSLCYGYVNFISPEDAIRAIETKNHTPLNGKLMRVMWSHRDPDARRNGIGNVYVKNLSESIDNVGLQELFGEFGTVLSCKVATFEDGKSKGHGFVQFESEDSANSAIEKLNGSIVGDKQIYVGKFVKKSDRVLPSPDAKYTNLYVKNLDPGITEELLQEKFSEFGKIVSVAIARDECGSSRGFGFVNFENPDDARWAMERMNGTELGSKVLYVGRAQKRAEREQILRRQFEEKRKEQITKFKGSNVYVKNIDDDVTDEELREHFSQCGTITSAKLMKDDKGRSKGFGFVCFSSSEEASKAVNTFHGYMFHRKPLYVAIAQRKEERQAQLQLQYAQRIAGFHGPSTPVIPGGYTPLYYTAPSQVHPRPGMMYQPLAMRPGWRGNGFAPPSRPVFQPSHLPVMPISQRQHKQGRVRMNGHVLPQGGTQSVSYVQQPAQPLTSLKDPSNQRAGQAKYVPNGRTCDVSKGSGVLSAAPNSTGPVSQGSEVLSSMLAAASPDEQKQILGEQLYPLVRKHKVIQKKFTSSVMRIKLGLLMFNDTF, from the exons ATGGCGGTTCCATCGACGATATCGGCGACGGCAACGGCGTCTCTTTACGTCGGTGAGCTACACTGCGACGTGAGTGATGGACAACTTGTTGATGCATTCTCAGAGTTTAATACTCTTGCGTCCGTTCGTGTTTGTAGAGACTCTTCTACTGGCAGGTCTCTTTGTTATGGTTACGTCAACTTTATCTCTCCTGAGGACg CTATTCGGGCCATTGAGACAAAGAATCACACTCCCTTGAATGGAAAGCTGATGAGGGTCATGTGGTCCCACCGTGATCCTGATGCAAGAAGAAATGGAATAGGAAATGTGTATGTTAAG AATTTGAGTGAGTCAATTGATAATGTGGGGCTTCAAGAACTATTTGGCGAATTTGGGACTGTTCTGTCTTGTAAAGTCGCTACTTTTGAGGATGGGAAGAGTAAAGGCCATGGTTTTGTTCAATTTGAGTCCGAGGATTCTGCAAATTCTGCTATTGAGAAGCTAAACGGCTCCATTGTTGGTGATAAGCAGAT ATATGTCGGAAAGTTTGTTAAAAAGAGTGACCGAGTTTTGCCAAGCCCTGATgctaaatataccaatttataTGTGAAAAACTTGGATCCTGGCATCACAGAAGAGCTTCTGCAAGAGAAGTTCTCtgaatttgggaaaattgTTAGCGTGGCGATTGCAAGGGATGAATGTGGGAGCTCAAGAGGATTCGGCTTTGTCAATTTCGAAAATCCAGATGATGCTAGATGGGCCATGGAAAGAATGAACGGCACAGAGCTTG GTTCAAAGGTTCTCTATGTAGGAAGGGCACAAAAGAGAGCAGAGCGTGAACAGATTTTGCGCCGTCAATTTGAAGAGAAACGCAAGGAGCAGATCACAAAATTTAAG GGCTCAAATGTATATGTAAAAAACATTGATGATGATGTCACTGATGAAGAGCTGAGAGAACATTTCAGCCAATGTGGTACAATTACATCAGCAAAACTTATGAAAGATGATAAAGGAAGAAGTAAGGGGTTTGGATTTGTATGCTTCTCCAGCTCTGAGGAGGCCAGTAAAGCCGTGAACACTTTTCATG GATATATGTTTCACCGCAAGCCATTATATGTGGCTATTGCTCAAAGGAAGGAGGAAAGACAAGCACAATTGCAATTGCAGTATGCTCAAAGAATAGCTGGATTCCATGGACCATCCACTCCTGTTATTCCTGGCGGATATACTCCCCTTTACTACACAGCTCCTTCACAAGTACATCCAAGGCCTGGGATGATGTACCAGCCTTTGGCTATGAGGCCAGGATGGAGGGGTAATGGCTTTGCACCCCCAAGCAGACCAGTCTTTCAACCATCACATCTTCCAGTT ATGCCTATTAGTCAAAGACAGCACAAGCAGGGCAGAGTGAGGATGAATGGGCATGTTCTTCCTCAGGGTGGTACTCAATCTGTCTCATATGTTCAACAGCCCGCTCAACCACTAACTTCATTAAAAGATCCAAGCAACCag CGAGCTGGGCAGGCCAAGTATGTACCCAATGGTCGTACATGTGATGTAAGCAAAGGATCTGGAGTCTTATCTGCTGCTCCCAATTCCACTGGTCCAGTGTCTCAAGGATCAGAGGTGCTGAGTAGCATGCTTGCTGCTGCTTCCCCTGATGAGCAAAAACAGATTTTAGGGGAGCAGCTTTACCCACTTGTCCGGAAGCATAAggtaattcaaaaaaaatttacttcttCAGTAATGCGGATAAAGCTAGGTCTTCTTATGTTTAATGACACGTTTTAA